Below is a window of Nicotiana tabacum cultivar K326 chromosome 19, ASM71507v2, whole genome shotgun sequence DNA.
CTTTGCTTTTGGCAACTTTCCAAACAAACATCCAGGCTCCAGCTAAAGGCAACTCCAGCTCTAAAAGATAATTTAGTACCTAACAAAGAATatgcagcccggtgcactaagctcccgttatacgcggggtccggggaagggccggaccacaagggtctatagAAAAGTAGCCAAATTAACCACCTAAGTGCTTAAACCCTCCACCTGAAGTGTGAATTACATAAACCACCTCACAAAAGAAATGGCATTACTGCCCATTTGATTGCCCTGGTGCAAAGCTGCTCCACTCTTTTGTTGATAaggtaaaattttattaaataaaaaaggTACCAAGATGGTACAAATACAATAGGCCAGCAACTAACACAAAACGGATTTCCAGCAAAGCTGCTCCACTCTTTTGTGAAGAGCATGTGATTTCAGAGACATCTTAATAATTACTCAGCTACACTAACAGAAATTCTATTTTGTATGTATGAAAACTATAGAAGGTACATgttagaaataagaaaagaatttaaaaagaaaaagttataGTAAGCAGCATTGTCTGGTTTCCTGTATTGGTTTCTCATGCTCTTTTGGATTGATGaattcagtcacaccaaaaattTTGGCTGTAAATGACAATTACAAAGAAGCATGAGTTTTTAATGGACCATTTCTCAGGCAAACACAGATAACAACTACGTATACTCGAAAATTCATGAGAGCAGTGTTTAAAACTCAGAATGGAACAGCCACTCTGACCATAGAAACCTTTCACAAGCCAACTTCCTAATACGGGTGAGGATAAGCCCCCAAAACCATTTTGTTCAACAACCGTCCTTCAAAGGGATTAAGACTTCTTGTTCTTTTCAATTAGCATTTTATTCTATCATAGAGGGAGCTCTACATAGGTGGTTAACCCCCTTCGTGTGAAAGATCAACAAATTCAACTCCTTATTAGCTACCAATACGAAACAAGTGAGGACACATACCTACACGTGTACGAACATGAACCCATAAAGACACATCTAGATACCTTCGCAACTTCAATGTAGAACTTTTTTTAATAAGGTGTGTCAAACTTAATTTGACTTCTCTCTAGAACACATAAATACATACTCACACTAACATTAAGCATGACTTTGCAACTTCTATGTAGAACTTGATTTGACTTCTCTCTAGCAAGCTATCATGGGATCCAAGCTCAAATTTAGGTCATAGTTGATATAGGATATGAACAAATACTATTCATTATCCCAGACAAAGGAATACAAAACTCTACTTGTACCATGTTTCTCAGCGTCAATATCAATCCCAATAATTCACGAGGACACCAGCAGCTTTGCATCCTCTTCAACCTATCAAGCACATTTTTAATTGTTTAGGTaaaaaatagaagagttcaagTATTGACACAATTATACTGTCAAAAGCTTACAGCGATGGAGCCAGGTTCAATTTTTGCAGTGGAACCTAGTTCAACAATGGAACCTGGTTGAACTTTGCGTGCCTAAGCAAAAGATAGAAACAATGGAACCTGGTTCAACTTTGGCAGTGTTCCAAGCAGCTACAAGACCTAAAGACATCAAATATATAAAGTACGCTATAATGTGTGGATGGAAAAGACGGGCATAACTCGGTAGTGGAtaaattaaacaaatacatttGACAGAAAGGAAACAATAGGCAACAGTAATATAGGAATTCTCTGAGTTGCAACTTTCTTCCTCCTTTTCGTCAGCAAAAAACTTCCTAGAGATTACTCTAGTGGAATAAACCAATATGAAGTTCTAATGAGAGATAAAAAGACACTTGGATTTACCAACAAAAGCACTGTCCAGTCACTcatatattagctataaaaagagTTCACAAATGGAATCGGGCTAGCTCTAAATCAGAGATAATACATGCCAGTGACTAAGGAATCAGCTACACAACAATCCTTATTGCGAAACATTAATTCAATGATGAAATAAATAGCAAATTAATAATTGGAACACCACGACCAAGAAGGCAGACTTTTTCCAGAGGAGCTCCTATGTCAATAATTGCATCGCCAACGTTTCACTCTTTCGAGCTTCAGTTCCTTCAAAGTCACTAAAGGAAGAAACTGTTGCAGCAGAGGTGAAGTGTCTCACCTTATTAGGTAAAAGTAAAACCCAAACCACCTCCCCTTACATTACACCACACAGTGTTTCCAGAGAGGAAACGCACTAAAATAGCAGAAAAGAGCCTCTCCAACTTTTCTTCCCACATCCAGTTTTTCTCTCTgacaagagtgagttgctctagtggtgagcaccctccacttccaaccaagaggttgtgagttcgagtcaccccaagaacaaggtgggagttcttggagggagggagccgaaggtctatcggaaacagcctctctaccccagggtaggggtaaggtctgcgtacacactacccttcccacaccctactagtgggattatactgggttgttgttgttgtagtatccAGTTTTTCTCTCTACTCATTTTCAAAAAAGTTCAAACTTTTGGATCTCTCCAGCCTCCCAACATACCTTATTCCTGAAGAACAGGTCTCCAAAGTCATACCAAACAATAAATAGGATAAAAAAAAATGCATGCATTCCAATTCAGTTGGTTCACTTAAACTCTACATGAGAAAACAGAATTTTAGAATGCTTTTGAATTATTACAGCAAATAAAAGAAGAATATAGACAAGGGAATTGGTTCAGAATGACATAGAGCATTAACAAACAAGTCTAATGACTAATATAACAtaatacaagaacaaaggtgtTGCTGTGAATAAAAATTCAACCAATttgaggaaaaaggaaaaggtACTTACTCTGCAAGGATGAAATGCTAGACGACTGATTGGCTCATACAAAGTCATGGTGTCAAATTAGGGTTTCTAGCTCTGTGTTATTGGAGATTGCTTGTATTATGATTCGTCATGGGACTTCCGGGCGCTAAAGAATGTGGTATAAACTATACCAAAAACCTTGAATCGAAAAGGACATACGCAAAAGTGACCACTTCTCATCGGTGTTAAAAAGACATCTCGCTGAAGTGCTTTGAAGTATAAGTTCAAGGACTCAAGTACTCAAGTGTTATATCAACTAGATCATTTTCTTTGCTTTGATGGAAGGCCAATAGCTCTAGCACCTGATGGATATCTTTTGAGAATGGTTTTGAGTCATCACCTGATAGAAATTCTTGAACCACACTGTTTACCTCAATTAGACTGCAGCCTGGTGTTTTCTTCATGCATTTACTTCTTATGAATTTCCTCATCCTTGATACACCATCCCACTTTCCAAGATCTGCATAAATATTAGCGAGTAGAATGTAGTTGCCTGTATCTTCAGGTTCAAGCTCTAACAGATGTTCCATTGCAATGACTGCAATTTCAAGATTGCGATGAGTTCGACAAGAACTCAATAGAGAACCCCATATAGCAGAGTCAGGCTTCACTGGCATGCTTTTGATGAGTGCAAGAGCTCGTTCAAGACGTCCTGTACGCCCAAGAAGATCAACCAGACAACCATAATGCTCTATCCGTGGCTCTATGTTATAATCATTTTTCATGGAATCAAAGTACCTCAAACCATCCTTCACCAGACCAGCATGCGCGCAGGCACATAGAAGACCAACAAAAGTGATCTCATTTGGTTCAACGACGGACCTCTGCATTTCATGAAACAACTTCAGTGCCTCATGAGCTCTACCATGGTTTGCTAGGCCTCCAATCATTGTACTCCAGGAGATCACATCTCTTTCAGACATCTCATTGAACAACTGCCAAGCTTGGTTTACACTTCCACATTTCGCATACATTTCCATTAGTGCGTTGCAAACAGAAGTCTTCCTCAAATATCCATACTTTTCTGCATAGAAATGAATCCATTTTCCTAACTCAAGAGCTCCAAGTTGTGCACAAGCAGGCAAAACAGCAACCAGACTAATCCAGTCAGGTTTCATCCCTACCATTTGCATTCTCCTAAAAACATCCAAGGCATCTCCATAGCAGCCAGTTTTTGTGTATCCTGCAATCATAGCAGTCCAAGAAACAACAGTCTTGTTTGGCATCTCTTCAAATAAAGCTCTTGCCTTTCTCACTTGACGCAACTTTATATGCCCGGAAATGAGACTGTTCCAAGAAATCACATCTCTCTCGCTCATTTCCTCGAATAATTTATGCGCGTAACTCATTTGATCACACTTCACATACATATCCAATAAAGAATTCTCTATCACACTACTagacttcaacccaaatttacaCACCTGCCCATGGAATTGTTTACCTAGATTAACACACAAAAGCCCCCCACATGACCTAATAACAAATGGGTATGTATATTCATCAGGAGAAATAGTTGTTTCGTCACTCTGGGTTTGTTCCATCATTTGCTTATAGATATTGATACATGGCACATACCTCTGTCTGTTTGTATAGGCTCTGATCATACAATTGTACAAATAGTTGTTTGGCTCCTCAACTTGTTTGAACAGCAAACTGGCATAGTCTACTTCTCCCAATTTGTCACAAATCTCAATCATTTTGGTCACCAAGTAATTACTCTGTGAAAGGGAAAACTTGACGATTTGGGCATGTATTTTCTTCATAAAACCCGTGCTCTTGCAGTTTCTCAACATGGGTATAAACATGTCTTCCAGTCCTTTGACCGTCAGGAATCCATATTTGGCATCCATCCTGCACTCTGATCATATTCTTTATCAAAACGTTCAGGACTCTGAAAGGGGCTGTGTCTTTCAATCAGTGTTGAGGCTTGTAGTTTGAAAGTTTCAGCTGTcccaatacaacaacaacaacaacaacccagtataattacactagtggggtctggggagggtagtgtgtacgcagaccttacccctaccctggggtagagaggctgtttccgatagaccccggctccctccctccaaga
It encodes the following:
- the LOC107796196 gene encoding pentatricopeptide repeat-containing protein At2g20540 gives rise to the protein MDAKYGFLTVKGLEDMFIPMLRNCKSTGFMKKIHAQIVKFSLSQSNYLVTKMIEICDKLGEVDYASLLFKQVEEPNNYLYNCMIRAYTNRQRYVPCINIYKQMMEQTQSDETTISPDEYTYPFVIRSCGGLLCVNLGKQFHGQVCKFGLKSSSVIENSLLDMYVKCDQMSYAHKLFEEMSERDVISWNSLISGHIKLRQVRKARALFEEMPNKTVVSWTAMIAGYTKTGCYGDALDVFRRMQMVGMKPDWISLVAVLPACAQLGALELGKWIHFYAEKYGYLRKTSVCNALMEMYAKCGSVNQAWQLFNEMSERDVISWSTMIGGLANHGRAHEALKLFHEMQRSVVEPNEITFVGLLCACAHAGLVKDGLRYFDSMKNDYNIEPRIEHYGCLVDLLGRTGRLERALALIKSMPVKPDSAIWGSLLSSCRTHRNLEIAVIAMEHLLELEPEDTGNYILLANIYADLGKWDGVSRMRKFIRSKCMKKTPGCSLIEVNSVVQEFLSGDDSKPFSKDIHQVLELLAFHQSKENDLVDITLEYLSP